In Erinaceus europaeus unplaced genomic scaffold, mEriEur2.1 scaffold_1016, whole genome shotgun sequence, the DNA window TCTATAGCAAAGATACTCTTTGGAAGTAAGTACTTAGGAAGACTTTTCTCTCTGCTCTTTTGAGTACAAGAACAAAGAACTTTGGTTGAACAAACATTTAAATGGATATATACATGATCTTCACTCTCCATGGACCATATCTGCTGCCTTGTCTGAGTTCTTGACATCCTTTCTTTAATCTTAGGAGGCAGAGGACCTAAGAGAAATACTCAAATTTAAGGTTACAACTATAGTCTGCCACTTgtcacaccccacacccctgcaTCTTACCAGAATTTTAACTTACAAAAAAATCATTTACATTGCAGTTTTATTTCATGTATAGGTAAGAGAAATTTGTCAATTAGCTTGTCTTCTAACACAGCACTATTACTCAAAGAAACAATCCTCAGGAAAGTTCTACAATAAATGTAAGCATTTGACACTTCATTTTATGCAACATTCACTGCGAGTGTATCCTTCTGACAGATACAGGTACCTAAAAAATTTACTGCACAGTACTTGTTAAGCCAAATAACTCCCAATGTGTCTTAATtatgatttatatatttaaaaatttcaggTCCCACTCTGATATGAGATTAGCCTAGTAGAAGTTTAAACAAAGGATAAGGTAGTCCTGTAATTTGGATACTAGTTTAtctttatattaaaaacattGAGAAGTCAGAGAAATAGTTCAACTAGCAAGAGcatcaaacttgcatgcctgaagttcccTGTTAGATTGCTGGTGCTACATGTATCTTGTATggtgctctgctttctctctctctcgtgtaataaataaaataaatcataaaaagcagtgaaaacaaaaacattgAAGAGCACTTATATAACGAAATCTAAACTATAAAGAGGTAGTCAAAGGCTATAGGTAAGAGAAACTTATCAATAAGCATGTCTTCTAACACAGTAGTATTATTATTCAAAGAAACCGTCCCCAGGAAAGGTCTacaataaatataaacatttgaCACTTCACTTTATTCAAGATTCACTAGTCTAACaagaattttattgatttatcatCTGAAACCTTTCCAAAGCCCCTCAACTAGAACACTTTCTGCTAACAGTGTCAATGCCACCttatataaatatacaaaatgAGTGATAAGCTAAAATAAGTGATCTGTTAAAGAGTTCCAATTTATAAGTGCTTAGAAGCCCCCAGACAATTTCTTTGATCTTCTGAAATTGAAATACTTTAATAAGACCTTTGGAAACctgaagaggccaggtggtagcctgtacatgttacagtctgcaaggactggggttcaagcctttgacccccacctgtaggaggaaaacttcacaagcaatgaaacagtgttgcgggtttctctctctctctccctatctgaatttctttctgactctaatatatatcatatatatatatatatatatatatatatatatacacacacacacacatatatatgtatatatgatttttggggggaggggaaagactTAATCAAGCACAACTGcaagtacttaaaaaaaagtatacatatatatcctcttgaaattactttttttttttttttttagaaaggaggcctaggaggtagcacagtggataaagcactatactctcaagcaagaggttccaagttcaatccctggcatcacatgtgtcagaatgatgttctggtcctccccccaccccatctctcattaataaacaaagaaGGTAATTTTAAACAGATTAATTTTAAACCACAAACTATACACTCTTCAGGACAAAGTTCACCACTTAAACAGCTGTTAGGGATGGCTTCTAACAGgtgatgaaaacaaaacaagaaaacctAGACCTAGAAAAAGATACTCTTGCTCAActtaattctttctcttttttttattttaaagattttgtttttattaatgaaaaagataggagagagaaagaaccagctattaccctggtacatgtgctgctggggcttgaactcaggacctcatgcttgagagttcagtgctttatccactgagtcatCTTCCAGACCACTCAACTTAATTTTCCATCACTATAAGAATGCAGAAAAGAGTAGACAGAGTTCCGTTTATTTTAAGAATGCTCAGAATTCAGTCTCAGAACCTGGAGCTTCTAGCTGAACCCTTGAACCTTAAGAAACTTAGAAGGCTAGAGTTGTTATTCAAAATCCATATGACAATTATTCAGGAGCTATGACTATAAACTCAAAGCACAAATCAAAGGAAAGGATTTGGAAGTTAATACCATATACTGCATGTGCCAATGAACTTTAGGGCCCATGTGAGTTTAAATTAAAGGGCAAATTTTAGGTGGCCAGATACAGAGTAACAGCAATTCCTGCTACTGCGAGACTTGGACTTCCTACAGAGATTACATTAGTCTCTTTAAGTAGTTTCACTAGCATCATCTATGAgtcaaattttatatttaaatggcACAATAGGCTCATCAATAATTAGGCCTTGGAATACATCCAGGCTAAAAGCATAAAAAGGATTGTTACTCCATGAGGTTGGATTTATAAAGTATAATGGTCAAAAAAGTAACTTTTAATTATGTAGTAAATCTGTAAGAACAAAAAATTCCTCCCCACAACATATACAAAGTGAAACAAAAGTAGAACAAACCCACACAAGATATAGACTAAGAGGGGATCTGCTCAGAAAGCACAACCTTCACAGGTGAGGAAATTTAGTTCCAGAAAAGTTGTTTAAGATGACCTAGATGGACCCTAGACCCAATGTTTCCATTCCACCTTAACTAGAGCAGCCCTCTCTAAAGTGGCAATGGAAAAAAATCAACATCCTTATTTCTGTCTCATTCATTGAAAAGATTTACTCTCCAGGAttgaaagcagaaacaaactaatgttTCAATAGATCTCTAGAAAAATTGAAATCAACTGAGTACCTGCACAGAGTGACTGTAATCATCACAGTTTTCATGCTCAAATGCTTCTGACATACATCACTTCCTAAGAATTAAGGTCACAAGAGAATGGTGTCTAaactccagatcagatcaagggAAGTGTGCCAGTATCAGtacagcctcagacatgaagcaAAACAAACTGTAATATTCAAAAGGAAGGGGTATTTTCTGAGTCTCAGAGAAGTTTTCCCAAGAGGTTCAGAgttgctgagaaaaaaaaaattctctgggttattagatatataaatctattttcaccattctttctttttttaagtacattttaattgtcagtgatttaacagtggtttacttCTAAGATCAAGACTTTAAGTCACTGGACCCTCTACCAAAATCCTGTGCCCCCTTCTGCAccaaccaccaccagagttctcacaaagtctcgaGACAGTTTAGTtaacatgtttttttatttttattttttatttatttatttatgaagaatgatagcaggagaaagaaagaaccagacatcactctggcacatgtgctgctggggattgaactcaggacctcactcttgagagttcaattctttatccactgcgccatctcccagaccacactgtcacactgttttgtttttctgaagacaaatttatttgctttagttatcAATATTCCACATACATAAGCAAAATCAttaggtagttgtctttcacctcttatttcagttaacatagtcatttccagtcccatccatttttgtcccaaatgatataCAACTGTATCTTATTAATTTAAATaagtattcttttaattttaatgagagacacagaaagatacaaagacacacacacacacacaccagagaattgcttagctctggtttatgatggtgctgggaactgaacctggaacctcagagcctcaggcatgtcttTTACATAGTCATGATGTTACCTCCCCAGTTCCAGTCTCACTTTTTTATTGCAGTGTAGtgttccatttaataaatattccATTACTTCTACTTAcccagttatctgttgatgggtattCAGTTTGCTCCTTTATTTGTACTACTATGTATACTGCAGCCATCAACACAGTGCAGATATCCCTTATTCTTTGGATATATGACAACAAATGGTACTGCTGGATAataggtatttttgtttttatttgaggaCTGTTATACTGTCTTCCATAGGGGCTTTAtcaatttgcatttccaccaacagagtatcagagttccttttcctctacACCCTCATCAACACCCAtagtttcctgttttgttgatatatgctgttctcacaagtgtgaggtggTAGCTCatagtggttttaatttgcatttctctaatggtaaAGGGTACAGAGCACTTTTTTCATGTCTGTAAGCTATCTGAAAGGTTTGGATCTTTTGTCCACTTTTCCAATGGGctgcttttgttattgttatataCTGTTTTTTGTTACTTGTATACCCTTGCCAGAAGTATATAAGTACAAATTAATGAgtactattttttatttggaaACTAACAATATTGGACTAGAGGACATTTGATAACTCTTTTTAGCTCTGCTATTATGAACAGTATTTCTCACCTAAATTAGTATTACAAGTAAGTAATTTCTCACACCACAAATATTCTCACTACAAGCTATGGAAACCCCAACTTCCTTAATTCCACAGATACAGTGATGAAAAGCACTATCTTGTACAAAGATGTGTGGCATTCAAAGCAAATTTTATACATTTCTACAGAGCGGGCCAAAAGTTAAATGAGATAAAGACATGTCTTATCCTTCATTTATCAGACTAGTGAGCTGAAAGAGAGATTAAGTCATCTACCAAGCTAATGAGAGTAAAAaaagtggcacaccctgttaagtgcacacattaccacacacaaggatctaggtttgaacccagtccccacctgcagggggttagcttcatgagcagtgaagcagtctgcaggtgtctctctttctctctgcctagtttccccacctttctcaatttctctctgtcttagtaagaaagaaagaaggggggggggggaatggctgccaggagtggtggatttgtcatgcaggcacccagccctagcaataatcctgatggcaaaaagggaaagcacaaagcaggtCCAGTATTCTTCTCAATTAGAGAGAATTGCATGCCCAGCTGAAATGGAAATATGAGCAAATGCTCTACTGTCCAATATGCTGTGGTAGTAAGGAAAACAGTCACTCAGCACACTCCCTAAACCACTAAGCACTGTTCTGGGGTGTCagttattaacaacaacaaaatctttgGCCATGTGGAGCTTACACTGTTGCTGTGATCcacaaagtaaatgaataaaatattcttaagtgCTGAGGAGAAAAGTAAAGTATGGAAAGGGGATGAAAAGCATTTGGAAATTTGCAATTTCCTTTTAAGCCAACTGAAGGCCAATTAAAGAATAGCAATAATGTATCTAAATTAGTTCTCAGCCATTTCCCCAGAGAATACTTTGGATACAGGGAAGGCTCCGCCAGAAGATTGCAATATAGTACTGATCTCTCCAACATCTGAACTGCCAGTCATGAAAATTCCACAATAAAAAGACTCCCCTCATCCACATTCCTTATATCTACAAGGAAAgagggacaagggacttgaaaaAGAGAGTCTGAGGATACAAGAGTACTTGAACTACTTCCAAGTGCACAAATGTTACCTAAAGCTGTGGTTGAAAAGTAGTTTGTGTCATCTTGGGCAGTGATGCAGGGAGTGAGTCCACCTCcgaactctcaaggatgaggtcctcaGTTCTATTCTTGGTattgcatgttccagagtgatgtgatATGATGTGatgtgttctccctctccctcatcttttcaAAGGTAGTTTGTGCTGTGTTCGATTAGCGCAAAGCATTCAAAATACAGCACAAATCATTTTCTGATCGGTCATTTATAGCAACATTCTCGACTAACCATCTATATTTAACCAGCTTACTGAACAGTTTTGCAAGTTCTTGGCATTCCCCCCTCCACTTTTATTGAAAGGATAACTCAATCTGCAAGAAAGCTGctctaagattaaaaaaaaaaatctctgcaagAACTGATACACTTGAGTAAGCACTGCCTTATCAACCTTTAATTAACTGGTTATTTGAGCACGCAAATCAGGTTATGCTTTGCTTACCTCAAAATTATACAAAGCTTTCTGAAGCACTAACGTCTCTATGGTCCTCTGCGGAGCTGGAACTGGCATCCTGAGACCTGCAGTCAGCTTACTTTCAGGTTACTGTCTAGGGCTGCAGTCAGCTTACTTTCAGCTTACTGTCTAGGGCTGGTCTTTTAAACCTCAGAACCCCAGGGtccgggctgggggtgggggtgcagcagaACAGTCACACTTGTGAGGACGGAGAGCGCGCGGGCAGGTGCTGTCCCGCGTCCCGGGGCGGCGCTCGGGAGCCTCCCCGCTCCCGGGCCCGCGCCGCCGCATTTGTCTGGATTCTCCGCGCTGGGCCGGGCCCGCAAACGCCAGCCGGGCTGGGCGCGCTGGGGCCTGGCTCTTCCGGGGTGAGGGGCTACCGGGCGGGCTCTGAGAGGCGGGGACACAGGGTCCCGCTCCCGGGTCTCAAGTCCAAAGGAGTCTTGGGGGGCCCAGGCCCGGCCTGCGTGTGGCGAGACACCcgacttgtgtgtatgtgtgtgtgggggggtggagggcagaGCCAGCATGGGACCCGGCCGGGGACCCTGTGGACAGAGAGGCGCCACTCATGGAGCAAGGGACCCCGGGTCTGGAAGGGTGGGTAGCTGGGGCTCCGGGGACACGCCCGCctcgcccgccccgcccccgggcTCCCAGGCTGCCAGCGGCGCGGCCCCCTCCTCACCTGATGTACGGGCTGGCCGCCGCCAGGATGTTCTTCTGCACCGGGATCTCCTCCCCGTCCAGGACCAGGTGCGCGTCGCAGAAGCGCGACTCCTCGCGGAACGAGCTGAGCGCTCGCAGCAGGCGCGCGGCGTGCTGAGGGTCGGACACGGCACTGCCCTGGGCCATAGCGGCGCCCGCCCGTCCGTCCGTTGGCTTCGCTCCCGACGCCGCCCTGACAGACAGAACCGTCAAGCTTCCCGCGTTCGGTGCGCGTCCTGTCCGCACAACCCGCGTGCGATCCCGCCCGCCCGTCTGCCTGGTCCGGCTCGGTTCTCAGGAGCTCAAAGAACCAAAAGGGAGGGGACTCGGAACGCGCCTGCGCCAACCGCGCTCCCGGGGCTGGCTCCTTTAAGGAGCCGCGGATTTGCGTCATTTATCTGCGACGCCCGGGCGCCCCGCCTTTGCGCCCGCAGTCCTCGGAGACAGCCAATCCGGAGTCTCGTTTCTCCGAGCGATCCCGCGGCGGGCGCTTCCCAGGTTCTGTGAGGTGCTGTCCGCCGCTGGGAGGGTGTGGGCCTGCGGGAGAATCGGGGGGcagctgctcctggagtccaGAGTCTTGGCTCTTCCACTTGCCAATGGTGTAGCCGTGAGTAGGGTGTCCATGCTCAATTACTCCATCTGCAAAAAAAAGGCGATGACTACTCGTCCTACTCGTGTGGGAGAGCGCAGGAGCTGTCGCTTTCATCGACAGTTTTGTTTGTTACTGTTTTTACCGTCCGGAATTCTCGCCTGCGAGATTTCACAGCTTCCGGCGCGTCCCCCACACCACCTACCCAAGGAAGAGGGTGAAAGCAGAGGACAGAGACATGACTGCACCTCTGCGGAGTGAAGCTTCCGCTTTGTATGATTCATGCGGTGGCCGGAAGTTCGGACATTTTTCCTGCACGTGGTAAAGTGTGCTCTCTTCCGGacgagctgtctcctggcctctCATTCTCGGTTTTAAGAGAAAAGAAGCTCCCTTCCCTGCAAGagcacagaaacagagaaagcagGCTCTGGGAAAGTGCGTTTTGGTTGCCAGCTAGGGGGAGATGTAGCAGGTGAAGTTGGAAGACTGGGAGGGATTAAAGTTTTTCAGAGCCTCTTTGGCAGTGGTCGGGAGGTTGGTGGTGATAGGAACCATCAAAGGATTATCATCAAGATGAGTGTTAAAGAGATCGCTCAGCTGCTGTGTGCAGAACAGGGAGGAGAGGTGTTCTAAAAGGCAGAAAATGCCTAGATGTTACAGTACctgaaaagagaatgaaagagtggTGGTCTGAGAGGAAGAGTGATGGTGGAGATGGACAGCAGTGAATGACTTTGAAAGAACAGATCAGATTGTAAAGAAGGGGGAGTTAGGTTAATGTTCAGGATTCAATAACAAAGTTGGGACCTTtcagagagagatattgaaagtGTAGAAGGTGGGCTAGACCTTAAGATTGATTGCAGTTAGAATCCTAAACCCAGTGAACATAAAGGTTTGATCAGCCCAGCATACTATATTTGAGGTTTCTCTGCAGGTTGTTCAGGGCAGATGGGGATGTGGAATGTGGTTACCATTTTGTACAAATATACAGTGTCCAGCAAACTTCAAAAATAGCTATTCTTTGAAGACCAAGGATCAGAAGAATGTAGTTATCTTTCTAGATGAGGCTGGATGGAGTTTTCTCTAGATTGCCTCCAATTTTTCCTTTGAACAACTCTAAGGACCCTAATAAAGCTTTTACCCTGAAGCAACCAAGGCTGAAGCAACTGCCAAGAACCAGAATTTGTAATATTTGGTAGTCACTACAGAAGAATAGGTGGGGAGAAAGTTGTTGCTAGTGGAAGGTTCAGACATAGCCATTTTGTTCTTTGAATCCATCTATGGATTTATGGACAAATTATTAAAATGTCTAGGATTGgcttcaaaacaaaataaagggatGTAGGGAGATGTTGGAGGTGTAGATGAACAAAAGTGACCATGGATTACTTGTTGAGGTTGGGTTAAAAGTACATAAAGATTTGTTGTACTGAGCTCAATATTTGCATATGTTGTCATAAAATAAACCAAGATAAACATTTTGAGCTTATCCTTTCCTCTCCATGATACTTGTTCAATATCCCTGGGAGCACCTGATAAACCATTCTCCAGGTTGGCACTATACTTTGAACATTGCTTTAGCAGGAAATTCATTACATTTGGTTTACTTATTCATGTCACTGTTGGTTTGTATATTTTAGTACATCTCAAATTCCAGGTGCCAAGCAGAGTGCCTAGCCATAGTAGTGCTTGGAGAATATTGtatggaaggaaggacagaagggttaaaacaaaaaaaaaaatgtgaccacCAAGCACTTAATAAATGTTTTCCAAGTTGTACTCTTGTCTTTTCAATTTGTGTTTGCTTTGTTGGAAGTTCTAAAACAACTAGCTTAAATAACAGAATCATCCTCGGGTAACCAGTTATCCCAGAATGGGAGTGTTCTTTCAGCTGAAGTAACTGGTTATGACTGGAGGTTGAATCAGGCAGGCTCTTCCTTGTAGAGGTAAACCTTCTGTAATGTTTTGATAGAAGGAATGGGAGGACCTGAGCAGAAGGTTGTAAACAGACCAGCATTGATATGGGGAAACTAGTTGCAACTTGATAGGGTCACCTATGCAACATGAAGCTAACCAGCAGAAGGCCTTCCATTTATATATGCTTTTGTATATATCATCACTATTTGCCTGAAAAACACTTATTAATCCTTTAAAACCTAActcaggtgtggggggggggtgtaccaGGTGATCAAATATAACCTTCAGTGACCTTCAACCAGCTTCTCAGGGCAAAACCCCATTATATGCTGTCTATGCTGCACTTGCCTCTCTGTTATGATTAATTGGTTCCAAGTCTGTACCCCTATTGGTTTGTGAGAGCTTCCAGAGAGGAGTCGTGTTGTATTTATGTTCACTCATATTCCTGGGAAATTGTCCAGTACTTGGTGCTTAGCAGGTGCTCTATGCATGCTTTTACATAATTAGCTTAGAAATCACAAGTTGGGCAAGTGGACAAATTAGGCAGATGTAacctggggagagggagagattctgAGAAGCTGAAAACACCCATTTCAAGTGGAAGGCAGCCCTAAAACTCCAACTGATTGTTCCATGGGATGAGGGTCCAGTGGTGCCAAGTCTAGGGATTTCAAGAGAATGGACAGTTAAATTACCTTCAAATGCCCCAGCTGGTCACTTATTAGCAACTCATTCCacttggaggaaaaaaagtgCAGCACATTACTACAGGGAGAATCTGGCTTTCATTATTTTCCAGAGGTAATAAGAAAATCATcagagttgggagtcgggcattagcgtagcaggttaagtgcaggtggcgcaaagtgcaaggacctgcataaggaactcggttcaagccccccggctccccacttgtaggggagtcacttcacaggcggtgaagcaggtctgcctgtgtctatctctccccctctctgtctttccctcttctctccatttctctctgtcctatccaacagtgacgacaacaataatgactacaacaataaaacaagggcagcaaaagggaataagtaaattttttttaaaaaaaaaatcagagtttaTTGAGAAAGGAGTTAAGAGCCAAGGGACCCATGCATAATggtttgggttcaagctcccagccactACCTGGACACTCTATGCAGGGAAactggtggagcaatgctgtggtgtctccttatttgtctctcactttctaaagaagaaaaaaaaagttcttggcaAGCTATGGAATTACACCTGGATGAAGCCCTAGTAATTCACCCTCAcagggaaaaaaagttaaaaaaacaataaaaaagatagtgTATTCTCAAAAGATATTGAGTTGAATTTAGGTGCCTTAAAAGAAACTCATCCTTTTAtcaaggggaaggaagaggtcCCATGTAGAAGTGGGGAGAGTTGCAAAAGTTACCCTCTCATCTGTAGGGgccactcctggttgagcactgAACTGCTGGGCATCCTTAATGTTGCTCAAATTGAGCATACTTGGTATTGTTTATGGCCACCAGAATGGTGTGTTTGGTGTTGTTGTTTTCCCACATTCCGTAGGAAGCAAAACATCTGTGCTTGTGAAATGTCTAATAGAAGAGATGTAACACTGTCCCAGTAGTTTCTGTCTCTCATAGCCATAAATTGAAGGCTGAACAACTCTCTGAGATTGTTTTTGGTCT includes these proteins:
- the LOC132536559 gene encoding uncharacterized protein LOC132536559 isoform X2; the protein is MTQIRGSLKEPAPGARLAQARSESPPFWFFELLRTEPDQADGRAGSHAGCADRTRTERGKLDGSVCQGGVGSEANGRTGGRRYGPGQCRVRPSARRAPAASAQLVPRGVALLRRAPGPGRGGDPGAEEHPGGGQPVHQVLCLLRLKKGCQELRQGSRYGPWRVKIMYISI
- the LOC132536559 gene encoding basic proline-rich protein-like isoform X1 encodes the protein MTQIRGSLKEPAPGARLAQARSESPPFWFFELLRTEPDQADGRAGSHAGCADRTRTERGKLDGSVCQGGVGSEANGRTGGRRYGPGQCRVRPSARRAPAASAQLVPRGVALLRRAPGPGRGGDPGAEEHPGGGQPVHQGPRPGPMLALPSTPPHTHTHKSGVSPHAGRAWAPQDSFGLETRERDPVSPPLRARPVAPHPGRARPQRAQPGWRLRARPSAENPDKCGGAGPGAGRLPSAAPGRGTAPARALSVLTSVTVLLHPHPQPGPWGSEV